The Brachionichthys hirsutus isolate HB-005 chromosome 3, CSIRO-AGI_Bhir_v1, whole genome shotgun sequence genome has a window encoding:
- the dhdds gene encoding dehydrodolichyl diphosphate synthase complex subunit DHDDS: protein MSWIKEGELNLIEKFSASILKAGPMPKHVAFIMDGNRRFARKKNLECLQGHTQGFNKLADTLRWCKHLNIQEVTVYAFSIENFKRPQDEVDGLMQLARQKFIRLLEERENLEKHGVCIRVLGDLNMLPLDLQQLIAKAVGVTKSHNKCFLNVCFAYTARYEITNAVREMAWGVEQGLIKASDVAEALLSECLYSNNSPNPDLLVRTSGEVRLSDFLLWQTSHSCIVFQSVLWPEYSFWNLCDAILQYQLNYKSIQSARDLHQEHQVSQQLESDRACVAEHLRHYGNGKPVDAQRSQEALLHYTTCRENRIQDFLQALKQKRETYFNDLWGEAMLSSVDCGGQTPS, encoded by the exons ATGTCGTGGATAAAAGAAGGTGAATTAAACCTGATTGAAAAGTTTTCAGCCAGTATTCTGAAG GCCGGACCCATGCCAAAACATGTAGCCTTCATCATGGACGGAAATCGCCGCTTTGCCCGTAAGAAAAACCTGGAGTGCCTGCAAGGCCATACGCAGGGCTTCAACAAGCTGGCAGAT ACGTTGCGCTGGTGTAAGCACCTGAACATCCAGGAGGTCACCGTGTACGCCTTCAGCATTGAGAACTTCAAGCGGCCTCAAGATGAGGTGGATGGACTGATGCAGTTGGCCAGGCAGAAATTTATCAGACTGCTGGAGGAACG GGAAAACCTGGAGAAACACGGCGTATGCATCCGCGTGCTCGGGGACTTAAACATGCTGCCGCTCGACCTCCAGCAACTCATTGCCAAAGCAGTCGGCGTAACTAAGTCGCACAATAA atgtttTCTGAACGTGTGTTTCGCCTACACGGCCAGATATGAGATTACGAACGCCGTCAGAGAGATGGCTTGGGGAGTAGAGCAGGGCCTTATTAAGGCGAG TGATGTTGCAGAGGCGTTGCTCAGTGAGTGTTTGTACAGCAATAATTCTCCCAATCCCGATCTGCTCGTCCGTACCTCGGGAGAGGTGCGCCTCAGCGACTTCCTTCTTTGGCAG ACGTCCCACTCCTGTATAGTGTTTCAGTCGGTTCTGTGGCCGGAGTACTCGTTCTGGAACCTGTGCGATGCCATTCTTCAATATCAACTAAATTACAAATCCATTCAA AGTGCCAGGGACCTCCATCAAGAGCACCAGGTCTCGCAGCAGCTCGAGTCGGACCGCGCCTGCGTGGCTGAGCACCTGCGGCATTATGGGAATGGAAAGCCCGTCGATGCCCAGAGAAGCCAGGAGGCGCTGCTGCATTACACCACCTGTCGGGAAAACCGGATTCAGGACTTCTTGCAAGCCctgaaacaaaagagagagactTACTTTAATGATTTATGGGGAGAAGCCATGTTATCCTCGGTAGACTGTGGAGGGCAAACCCCGAGTTAA